One genomic segment of Dissulfurirhabdus thermomarina includes these proteins:
- a CDS encoding class I SAM-dependent methyltransferase, translated as MLHILKKIIPEPLKRKLKSHQHSAYLRESTKYAYIGEAGPLIRCVFDKIKDIPGWFNIDDCAHFFLILSYQSAIGLKGDLLEIGSYHGRSTALMAKCLQPDEKIVICDAFEIDTDDKYSDKPSPERLVSNIKRLNPNVENERIIIHKCLSNKLKLGREIFRFAHIDGGHSMDQVYFDLNLCSKHIIENGIIAVDDYYNSQWPGVTKGTNHFLSENREFSVLADLNRHGALGRKLYLIKQG; from the coding sequence GTGCTACACATTCTGAAAAAAATCATTCCAGAGCCATTAAAAAGAAAACTTAAGAGCCATCAGCATTCAGCTTACCTTAGAGAATCAACAAAATATGCTTATATTGGAGAGGCAGGGCCATTAATTAGGTGCGTATTCGATAAAATAAAAGACATTCCTGGTTGGTTTAACATTGACGACTGCGCTCACTTTTTTCTAATATTATCGTATCAGTCAGCAATAGGGCTAAAAGGAGATTTGCTAGAGATAGGCAGCTATCATGGACGGTCCACAGCATTAATGGCAAAATGTCTTCAGCCAGATGAGAAGATTGTTATATGTGACGCCTTTGAGATCGATACGGATGACAAGTATTCGGATAAGCCTTCTCCTGAAAGGCTAGTTTCTAATATTAAACGATTGAACCCTAATGTCGAGAATGAGCGTATCATTATTCATAAGTGTTTAAGTAATAAATTGAAACTTGGCAGAGAAATATTTCGCTTTGCCCATATAGATGGCGGTCATTCTATGGATCAGGTGTATTTTGATCTTAATCTTTGCAGCAAACATATTATCGAGAATGGTATTATTGCCGTGGATGATTACTATAATAGTCAATGGCCAGGTGTTACCAAGGGTACTAATCACTTTTTAAGTGAGAATAGAGAGTTTTCAGTTTTGGCAGACTTAAATCGTCATGGCGCTCTTGGAAGAAAGCTTTATCTTATAAAACAAGGTTAA
- a CDS encoding acyltransferase family protein, whose translation MKLETIQAWRALAVLLVVLFHGTLRVAGHYGVAPLWGAFRVGFCGVHLFFVISGFIILFAHAGDVGRPRRLPWYWTRRLVRIYPFYWIILLASGGWRFLVHGPDLREFWLNALFFMKENVLVIPVSWTLRYEVLFYALFSALVLDRRLGAAVAAAWLGLLLAGPWRGGILLHPFNLLFLFGLAAGGLWFGLRRLRPAAGGRVGAACLAAGGILFAATAAALFARPASVATWPRDLPSILGLGAGSLLLVLGSASPAVEGFFARRRLLSLVGDASYAIYLVHGQVERLAFKLVTALDPLWGGAIGSQPGAALVLFFLAASAVGAGLLLHRHVERPLLRRLRRSADALFARGAAWAAAGRPFFRAGWPEWQVEQRAFRHGERGSGDGGGAGP comes from the coding sequence GTGAAACTTGAAACCATCCAGGCCTGGCGGGCCCTGGCGGTCCTCCTGGTGGTCCTCTTCCACGGGACGCTCCGGGTGGCCGGCCACTACGGGGTGGCGCCCCTCTGGGGGGCCTTCCGCGTGGGCTTCTGCGGCGTCCACCTCTTCTTCGTGATCAGCGGGTTCATCATCCTCTTCGCCCACGCCGGCGACGTGGGCCGGCCCCGGCGCCTGCCGTGGTACTGGACGCGGCGCCTGGTCCGGATCTACCCGTTCTACTGGATCATCCTGCTCGCCTCCGGGGGGTGGCGGTTCCTCGTCCACGGCCCGGACCTCCGGGAGTTCTGGCTGAACGCCCTCTTCTTCATGAAGGAGAACGTGCTGGTGATCCCGGTGAGCTGGACGCTCCGCTACGAGGTGCTCTTCTATGCCCTCTTCTCCGCCCTGGTCCTGGACCGGCGGCTCGGGGCCGCGGTGGCGGCGGCCTGGCTCGGCCTGCTCCTGGCCGGCCCCTGGCGGGGCGGCATCCTGCTCCATCCCTTCAACCTATTGTTCCTCTTCGGTCTCGCGGCCGGCGGTCTCTGGTTCGGGCTCCGGCGGCTCCGGCCGGCGGCCGGGGGGAGGGTGGGGGCGGCCTGCCTGGCGGCCGGCGGCATCCTCTTCGCGGCCACGGCGGCCGCCCTCTTTGCGAGGCCGGCGTCCGTCGCGACCTGGCCGAGGGACCTTCCCTCCATCCTGGGCCTCGGCGCCGGGAGCCTCCTCCTGGTCTTGGGCTCCGCCTCCCCGGCGGTGGAGGGCTTCTTCGCGCGGCGGCGCCTCCTCTCCCTGGTGGGGGACGCCTCCTACGCCATCTATCTGGTGCACGGCCAGGTGGAGCGGCTGGCCTTCAAGCTGGTCACGGCCCTGGACCCGCTCTGGGGCGGGGCGATCGGCTCCCAGCCCGGCGCCGCCCTGGTGCTCTTTTTCCTCGCGGCGAGCGCCGTGGGGGCCGGGCTCCTGCTGCACCGCCACGTCGAGCGGCCTCTCTTGCGGCGCCTCCGGCGGTCGGCCGACGCCCTCTTCGCCCGCGGCGCCGCCTGGGCGGCGGCGGGCCGGCCGTTTTTCCGGGCGGGGTGGCCGGAATGGCAGGTGGAACAGCGTGCGTTTCGGCACGGGGAAAGGGGGAGCGGTGATGGCGGGGGCGCCGGGCCGTGA
- a CDS encoding transposase, whose amino-acid sequence MSYNFLPYHPNFLLTPSIDDWLPEGHLARFISETVEVMDLREIYGYYRANGQGRAAYHPAMRVKVLLYAYCVGITSSRKIEAALVNDVAFRWLSAGNLPDFRCAGGRAWPGVIVLDETKVRARAALCRNRRYKKLRMEAKALRKEVTALLAKADETDRAEDPCYGGRREDEFPEELPTAERRLEWIRRAKAELETAAREVEEEDALGAAARAYAVDRLDREAVLGRLEAELLRLRPRPAVDAGREPGYPGADREPARGCRPRYRQGRRTP is encoded by the coding sequence ATGTCCTACAACTTCCTTCCGTACCACCCGAATTTTCTGCTTACGCCCTCCATTGATGACTGGCTCCCGGAGGGACACTTAGCCAGGTTCATCTCCGAGACGGTGGAGGTGATGGACCTCCGGGAGATCTACGGCTACTACCGGGCCAACGGCCAGGGACGGGCGGCCTATCATCCGGCGATGAGGGTCAAGGTCCTGCTTTATGCCTACTGCGTTGGGATCACCTCGAGCCGGAAGATCGAGGCGGCGCTGGTGAACGACGTGGCCTTCCGGTGGCTGTCCGCCGGCAACCTGCCGGACTTCCGCTGTGCCGGCGGGCGGGCCTGGCCCGGGGTGATTGTCCTGGACGAAACGAAGGTCCGGGCCAGGGCGGCACTTTGTCGGAATCGCCGGTACAAGAAGCTTCGGATGGAGGCGAAAGCGCTTCGGAAGGAGGTGACAGCGCTTTTGGCCAAGGCCGACGAGACGGACCGGGCCGAGGACCCGTGTTACGGGGGCCGCCGGGAAGACGAGTTTCCCGAGGAGCTGCCGACGGCCGAGCGGCGCCTGGAGTGGATCCGCCGGGCCAAGGCGGAGCTGGAGACGGCGGCCCGGGAGGTCGAGGAAGAAGACGCCCTGGGGGCCGCGGCCCGCGCCTACGCCGTGGACCGGCTCGACCGCGAGGCCGTGCTCGGCCGCCTCGAGGCGGAACTCCTGCGGCTTCGGCCCCGGCCGGCGGTGGACGCCGGGCGCGAACCCGGCTATCCTGGGGCGGACCGGGAGCCGGCGCGCGGGTGCCGGCCCCGATACCGGCAGGGGAGGAGGACACCGTGA
- a CDS encoding mannose-1-phosphate guanylyltransferase/mannose-6-phosphate isomerase, translating to MKLVPVILSGGSGTRLWPLSRAAHPKQFLRLGAGPSLLRDTVERMAALPGRGAPVLVCHHRHRFLAAEELRGAGVEDATLILEPAGRNTAPAAACAALEVLRAEGDDALLLVSPADHLLEDRAAFAGAVAAGRPAAEAGALVTFGVTPAGPETGYGYIRPGGEGPGPVPVAEFVEKPDREAAEAYVAAGCLWNSGIFLFRARRYLEELERFAPEILAACREAHARARVDLDFLRLDPEAFGACPSDSIDYAVMERTGDAVVVPLPARWSDLGSWSALWAAGGADRRGNVFEGDVVAEDVRGCLLRAEHRLVAAVGLEDHVVVETADAVLVAPRDRVQEVKALVARLRAEGRGEAETHRRVFRPWGSYEQVDAGDRFQVKRITVKPGARLSLQRHHHRAEHWVVVRGTARITRGDEVLVLTEDQSTYIPLGTVHRLENPGKIPLEIIEVQTGSYLGEDDIVRLEDAYGREGEGEPA from the coding sequence GTGAAGCTCGTACCGGTGATCCTCTCCGGGGGGTCCGGGACGCGGCTCTGGCCGCTCTCCCGGGCGGCGCACCCCAAGCAGTTCCTGCGGCTCGGCGCGGGGCCGAGCCTCCTCCGCGACACGGTGGAACGGATGGCGGCGCTGCCGGGGCGGGGGGCGCCGGTCCTGGTCTGCCACCACCGGCACCGCTTCCTGGCCGCCGAGGAGCTGCGCGGGGCGGGGGTCGAGGACGCCACCCTCATCCTCGAGCCCGCGGGCCGGAACACGGCCCCGGCGGCGGCCTGCGCGGCCCTGGAGGTGCTCCGGGCCGAGGGGGACGACGCCCTGCTCCTGGTGTCGCCGGCGGACCACCTGCTGGAAGACCGGGCCGCCTTCGCCGGGGCCGTGGCCGCCGGGCGCCCCGCCGCCGAGGCGGGGGCGCTGGTCACCTTCGGCGTCACTCCCGCCGGGCCCGAGACGGGCTACGGCTACATCCGCCCCGGGGGCGAGGGGCCGGGACCGGTCCCGGTGGCCGAGTTCGTGGAGAAGCCCGACCGGGAGGCCGCCGAGGCCTACGTGGCCGCCGGCTGCCTCTGGAACAGCGGGATCTTCCTCTTCCGCGCCCGGCGCTACCTCGAGGAACTCGAGCGCTTCGCCCCGGAGATCCTCGCCGCCTGCCGCGAGGCCCACGCCCGGGCCCGGGTGGACCTCGACTTCCTGCGGCTCGATCCGGAGGCCTTCGGGGCCTGCCCCTCCGATTCCATCGACTACGCCGTGATGGAGCGCACCGGCGACGCCGTGGTGGTGCCGCTGCCCGCCCGCTGGAGCGACCTCGGCTCCTGGTCGGCCCTCTGGGCGGCCGGCGGTGCCGACCGCCGGGGCAACGTCTTCGAGGGCGACGTCGTGGCCGAGGACGTCCGGGGGTGCCTCCTCAGGGCCGAGCACCGGCTGGTGGCGGCGGTGGGCCTCGAGGACCACGTGGTGGTGGAGACGGCGGACGCGGTGCTCGTGGCGCCCCGCGACCGGGTGCAGGAGGTGAAGGCCCTGGTGGCGCGGCTCCGCGCCGAGGGGCGCGGCGAGGCCGAGACCCACCGGCGGGTCTTCCGCCCCTGGGGGAGCTACGAGCAAGTGGACGCGGGCGACCGCTTCCAGGTCAAGCGCATCACCGTGAAGCCCGGGGCCCGGCTCTCCCTCCAGCGCCATCACCACCGGGCCGAGCACTGGGTGGTGGTCCGGGGCACCGCCAGGATCACCCGCGGCGACGAGGTCCTGGTCCTCACCGAGGACCAGTCCACCTACATCCCCCTGGGCACGGTCCACCGCCTGGAGAACCCCGGCAAGATCCCCCTCGAGATCATCGAGGTCCAGACCGGGAGCTACCTCGGCGAGGACGACATCGTCCGCCTCGAGGACGCCTACGGGCGGGAGGGGGAGGGCGAACCCGCCTGA
- the fcl gene encoding GDP-L-fucose synthase gives MERDARIYVAGHRGLVGAAIRRRLEAAGFRNLLLRTHAELDLTDQAAVRAFFDRERPRYVFLAAARVGGIHANDTYPADFIRDNLLIEVNVIDAAWRAGVEKLLFLGSSCIYPRLAPQPMREDCLLAGPLEPTNQWYAVAKIAGIKMCQAYRRQYGFRAISLMPTNLYGPGDNFSLEDGHVLPALIRRFHEAKEAGAPSVTVWGSGTPRREFLHVDDLADAALFLMERYDGEEIVNVGVGSDVTIREAAELVRKVVGYPGRIEFDTSRPDGTPRKLLDVSRLGALGWSARIPLEEGLRDTYRWFLEHLAEIRR, from the coding sequence ATGGAAAGGGACGCCCGCATCTACGTCGCCGGCCACCGGGGTCTCGTGGGGGCGGCCATCCGCCGCCGCCTCGAGGCCGCCGGGTTCCGGAACCTCCTGCTCCGGACCCACGCCGAGCTGGACCTCACCGACCAGGCGGCGGTGCGGGCCTTCTTCGACCGCGAGCGGCCCCGCTACGTCTTTCTCGCCGCCGCGCGGGTGGGCGGCATCCACGCCAACGACACCTATCCCGCCGACTTCATCCGCGACAACCTCCTCATCGAGGTGAACGTCATCGACGCGGCGTGGCGGGCCGGCGTGGAAAAGCTCCTCTTCCTGGGTTCCTCCTGCATCTACCCGCGCCTCGCCCCCCAACCCATGCGGGAGGACTGCCTCCTCGCCGGCCCCCTGGAGCCCACCAACCAGTGGTACGCGGTGGCCAAGATCGCGGGCATCAAGATGTGCCAGGCCTACCGGCGCCAGTACGGCTTCCGCGCCATCTCCCTCATGCCCACCAACCTCTACGGCCCGGGGGACAACTTCAGCCTGGAGGACGGCCACGTGCTGCCCGCCCTGATCCGCCGGTTCCACGAGGCCAAGGAGGCCGGCGCCCCGTCGGTCACCGTCTGGGGCTCGGGGACGCCCCGGCGCGAGTTCCTCCACGTGGACGACCTGGCCGACGCGGCCCTCTTCCTCATGGAACGCTACGACGGGGAGGAGATCGTCAACGTCGGGGTGGGGTCGGACGTCACCATCCGCGAGGCGGCCGAACTGGTGCGGAAGGTGGTGGGGTACCCGGGGCGGATCGAGTTCGACACCTCCCGCCCCGACGGGACGCCCCGCAAGCTCCTCGATGTCTCGCGGCTCGGTGCCCTGGGCTGGTCGGCGCGGATCCCCCTGGAAGAAGGGCTCCGGGACACCTACCGGTGGTTCCTGGAGCACCTGGCGGAGATCCGCCGGTGA
- a CDS encoding Wzz/FepE/Etk N-terminal domain-containing protein, with the protein MEPREPRRPALQGYFVPVSGALEEEEVDLAALWGVLCRRRRLLAGVTLLAAAAALLAALLLPPVYRAEVLLAPVTDQDQDARLSSLASRFGGLAAMAGVDIGGTESSKAEAVATLTSRSFTEAFIKEEKLLPVLFADEWDTEKRRWKAADPEDRPTLWDAWRRFDEDVRFVEEDRKTGLVTLAVEWTDPELAARWANELVRRVNARLRERAVAEARRSIDYLERELRKTDVVELQQAIYRLIEGQIKTIMLANVREEYAFRVIDPAAPPREKERPRRALIVVGGTLGGGLLALFLAFFLEFLDRQRERADEKDGGAGP; encoded by the coding sequence GTGGAACCTCGGGAACCTCGGCGGCCCGCGCTCCAGGGTTACTTCGTCCCGGTCTCCGGGGCCCTGGAAGAGGAGGAGGTGGATCTCGCGGCCCTCTGGGGAGTGCTCTGCCGCCGCCGGCGGCTGCTGGCCGGGGTGACGCTCCTGGCCGCCGCGGCGGCCCTCCTGGCGGCCCTTCTTCTCCCGCCGGTCTACCGGGCCGAGGTGCTCCTGGCCCCGGTGACGGACCAGGACCAGGATGCGCGCCTTTCGAGCCTGGCCTCCCGGTTCGGGGGGCTGGCCGCCATGGCCGGGGTGGACATCGGGGGCACGGAGAGCAGCAAGGCGGAGGCGGTGGCCACCCTCACCTCGCGTTCCTTCACCGAGGCCTTCATCAAGGAGGAGAAGCTGCTTCCCGTCCTCTTCGCCGACGAGTGGGACACCGAAAAACGGCGCTGGAAGGCGGCGGACCCGGAGGACCGGCCCACCCTGTGGGACGCCTGGCGCCGATTCGACGAGGACGTCCGCTTCGTGGAGGAGGACCGCAAGACCGGGCTCGTCACCCTGGCCGTGGAGTGGACCGACCCGGAGCTGGCCGCCCGGTGGGCCAACGAGCTGGTCCGGCGGGTGAACGCGCGCCTCCGGGAGCGGGCGGTGGCCGAGGCGCGCCGCAGCATCGACTACCTCGAGCGGGAGCTCAGGAAGACCGACGTGGTGGAGCTCCAGCAGGCCATCTACCGGCTCATCGAGGGGCAGATCAAGACCATCATGCTGGCCAACGTCCGGGAGGAGTACGCCTTCCGGGTCATCGACCCGGCGGCCCCGCCCCGCGAGAAGGAACGCCCGCGCCGGGCCCTCATCGTGGTGGGGGGGACCCTGGGCGGGGGGCTCCTCGCCCTCTTCCTGGCCTTCTTCCTGGAGTTCCTGGACCGGCAGCGGGAGCGGGCGGATGAGAAGGACGGGGGCGCCGGGCCGTGA
- a CDS encoding glycosyltransferase, translating to MAKRVLFLCRNFPVPAISGGKKVSLSTLQLLSEKYICDVVAFKDDLCAQKISAKDKEILGLANVCHIELARIRRLPSFLFPFYNIFCKSYYFFRDSYIDYIRRIYMLSSRYKYDIVFIDEIFGARVFLNKFLKRIFVEQQGAKILIQSHNIESVLVRRYANNMLKLGKFFLIGELFLIQLWEKKFWGFANKVIFISSNDYNIARKLCPKSSRFQFFFPSRLLHKRHRVSLLRRTNTILHIGTGHWPPNIVGLKYFLRHVLPLVRAKIKNVRFIHIGKGTPHSIKKYGDGDFIQVFDYIDEIDSYYENADVFVAPLLSGSGIKIKILDAMMRGLPVVTTPVGAEGIPDTAGVRVGATPQEFAQHIVSLIINDAERMMCGAMNYTCFDRIMDMYSTEAFYDILEDEYGA from the coding sequence ATGGCCAAAAGAGTCTTGTTTTTGTGTAGAAACTTTCCTGTTCCTGCAATAAGTGGGGGGAAAAAAGTTTCTCTGTCAACATTACAGTTGTTAAGTGAGAAATATATTTGTGATGTTGTTGCTTTTAAAGATGATTTATGTGCTCAAAAAATAAGTGCTAAAGACAAGGAGATATTAGGCCTCGCTAATGTTTGCCATATTGAATTGGCGCGGATTCGGAGATTGCCATCTTTTCTCTTTCCGTTTTATAATATTTTTTGCAAATCTTATTATTTTTTTAGAGATTCATACATTGATTATATTCGGAGAATATACATGTTATCTTCAAGGTATAAATATGATATTGTATTTATAGATGAGATTTTCGGTGCTCGTGTTTTTTTGAATAAATTTTTAAAACGTATATTTGTAGAACAACAGGGTGCCAAGATATTGATTCAGTCACACAATATTGAAAGCGTTCTTGTGCGCCGTTATGCTAACAATATGCTAAAGTTAGGTAAGTTTTTCCTTATTGGAGAGCTTTTTTTGATACAATTGTGGGAGAAAAAATTTTGGGGCTTTGCTAATAAAGTAATATTTATTTCTTCTAATGATTACAATATTGCTAGAAAGCTTTGTCCAAAGAGCAGCCGATTTCAGTTTTTTTTCCCGTCACGCTTACTTCATAAAAGGCATAGAGTTTCTTTGCTGAGGCGTACTAATACTATTTTACATATTGGTACTGGCCATTGGCCTCCTAATATTGTTGGTTTAAAATACTTTCTGCGACATGTTTTGCCGCTAGTTAGGGCGAAAATAAAAAATGTTAGATTTATACATATAGGGAAGGGAACACCTCATAGCATCAAGAAATATGGAGATGGAGATTTTATTCAAGTTTTTGACTATATTGACGAAATAGATAGTTATTATGAAAATGCAGATGTTTTTGTGGCTCCGCTTTTGTCAGGAAGTGGTATAAAAATTAAAATCCTTGATGCAATGATGCGAGGGCTCCCGGTTGTGACAACTCCGGTCGGAGCTGAAGGCATACCAGATACGGCGGGAGTGAGGGTCGGAGCAACTCCTCAGGAATTTGCGCAGCATATTGTGTCGCTGATTATTAATGATGCAGAACGCATGATGTGTGGGGCTATGAATTACACATGTTTTGATAGAATTATGGATATGTATTCTACAGAAGCTTTCTATGATATTTTGGAGGATGAATATGGAGCGTAA
- the gmd gene encoding GDP-mannose 4,6-dehydratase, which translates to MTKKALITGITGQDGAYLAEFLLGKGYEVHGIKRRASLFNTDRIDHLYQDPHEPDRRFILHYGDLTDATNLIRIIQEVQPDELYNLAAQSHVQVSFETPEYTANADALGTLRLLEAIRILGLEKRTRFYQASTSELFGKVRETPQTERTPFYPRSPYAVAKLYSFWICVNYREAYGIYACNGILFNHESPVRGETFVTRKITRAATRIALGLQDCLYLGNLDARRDWGHARDYVRMQWLMLQQDEPEDYVIATGEQHSVREFCERAFAELGIRLRWEGEGLDETGVVDAVTAPVEGAEGRGPRAGDVVVRVDPRYFRPTEVETLLGDPTKARERLGWVPEVTFDELVREMVAADLHDARRDALCRRRGFRTFDYNE; encoded by the coding sequence GTGACCAAGAAGGCCTTGATCACCGGCATCACCGGGCAGGACGGGGCGTACCTGGCCGAGTTCCTGCTCGGGAAGGGCTACGAGGTCCACGGCATCAAGCGCCGGGCCTCCCTCTTCAACACCGACCGCATCGACCACCTCTACCAGGACCCCCACGAGCCCGACCGGCGCTTCATCCTCCACTACGGCGACCTCACCGACGCCACCAACTTGATCCGCATCATCCAGGAGGTGCAGCCCGACGAGCTCTACAACCTGGCGGCCCAGAGCCACGTCCAGGTCTCCTTCGAGACCCCGGAGTACACGGCCAACGCCGACGCCCTGGGAACGCTCCGCCTTCTGGAGGCCATCCGCATCCTCGGCCTCGAGAAGCGGACCCGGTTCTACCAGGCCTCCACCTCGGAGCTCTTCGGCAAGGTCCGGGAGACGCCGCAGACCGAGCGGACCCCCTTCTATCCCCGCTCCCCCTACGCGGTGGCCAAGCTCTACTCCTTCTGGATCTGCGTGAACTACCGGGAGGCCTACGGGATCTACGCCTGTAACGGCATCCTCTTCAACCACGAGTCCCCCGTCCGCGGCGAGACCTTCGTGACCCGCAAGATCACCCGGGCCGCCACCCGGATCGCCCTGGGCCTCCAGGACTGCCTCTACCTGGGCAACCTCGACGCCCGGCGCGACTGGGGCCACGCCCGCGACTACGTGCGCATGCAGTGGCTCATGCTCCAGCAGGACGAGCCCGAGGACTACGTCATCGCCACGGGCGAGCAGCACTCGGTGCGGGAGTTCTGCGAGCGGGCCTTCGCCGAGCTGGGCATCCGCCTCCGCTGGGAGGGCGAGGGGCTCGACGAGACGGGGGTGGTGGACGCGGTGACGGCCCCGGTGGAGGGGGCCGAGGGCCGGGGGCCCCGGGCGGGCGACGTGGTGGTGCGGGTCGATCCCCGCTACTTCCGCCCCACCGAGGTGGAGACCCTGCTCGGCGACCCCACCAAGGCCCGGGAGCGGCTGGGCTGGGTGCCGGAGGTGACCTTCGACGAGCTCGTCCGCGAGATGGTGGCCGCCGACCTCCACGACGCCCGGCGCGACGCGCTGTGCCGGCGGCGGGGCTTCCGGACCTTCGACTACAACGAGTGA
- a CDS encoding WecB/TagA/CpsF family glycosyltransferase, with amino-acid sequence MERNKLFGFDFVTCECVEHVAEYIINFEIFDLDDNKIPFVITPNVDQIVKFNHYFELRSFYDKSFLILPDGAPVIVVSRLLGKPLAGRLTGSDLFGVLFKRIKAKNERCFFVVSRNKIGLKLMSEYDNIIWEAAPFFDADDRVMIGNLANKYSGVIEREMPKYVFIGLGFPKQERLGKLIFLKLMERRKYVPVFLLLGAAFEFYTGLKRRAPLLMRRLGLEWFFRLMLEPRRLSKRYLFDDLQFVKILLHELANSKNVD; translated from the coding sequence ATGGAGCGTAACAAACTGTTTGGATTTGATTTTGTGACTTGTGAATGTGTCGAGCACGTAGCTGAATATATCATTAATTTCGAAATATTCGATCTAGATGACAATAAGATTCCTTTTGTTATTACACCTAATGTTGATCAGATTGTCAAATTTAATCATTATTTTGAATTGAGGTCATTTTATGATAAGTCATTTTTAATATTGCCTGATGGGGCTCCTGTTATTGTCGTTAGTCGGCTGCTTGGTAAACCATTGGCGGGACGATTGACTGGAAGTGACCTTTTTGGCGTTTTATTCAAGAGAATAAAGGCTAAAAATGAGAGGTGTTTTTTTGTCGTTTCAAGAAACAAAATTGGTCTTAAGCTAATGTCTGAATATGATAATATTATTTGGGAGGCTGCTCCTTTTTTCGATGCTGATGATAGAGTGATGATTGGCAATCTTGCTAATAAATATAGTGGTGTAATAGAGCGAGAGATGCCTAAATACGTCTTTATAGGCCTTGGATTCCCAAAACAAGAAAGGTTGGGGAAATTAATTTTTTTGAAATTGATGGAAAGAAGGAAATATGTTCCCGTTTTTCTGTTGCTGGGGGCAGCATTTGAATTTTATACAGGTCTAAAAAGGCGTGCCCCTCTCTTGATGCGTCGCTTAGGTCTAGAATGGTTTTTCCGTTTAATGCTAGAGCCTCGCAGACTTAGTAAGAGATACCTTTTTGATGATTTGCAATTTGTAAAAATACTTCTACATGAACTCGCGAACTCCAAAAACGTGGATTGA
- a CDS encoding flippase, translating into MIRRLSRLRERVAGDRDLAELVRGSGVFLVLRVLGMAAAYGFTLLVTRRLGAEAWGLFALAFTVLQVAGMAGRLGLDLALLRFVAAGASAGRPGRVKDVFLKALGLGLPAAAGLALVIHAAAGWLADAVFRKPGLAPLLELAAWALPPYVALYLVTESLRGLKRTAEYGFYQLALPFLWAAAAFYLAAGAGLSPRYALWVYVQGMLAALAAALVSWTARSGLLRVRREPFLPIRELVGVSFPMMVTTSLGMVMNWTDILMLGVFRAEAEVGIYNVAVRLATVTSLALVAVNSIAAPKFSEFWGRGDVAGLGRVARQSTRMIFWWSAPVLAVFLAAPGPLLGLFGAGFEAGAAALVILTLAQFVNASCGSVGYILQMTGHHVAARNIVAAATVMNVGLNAVLIPFFGMNGAAAASAACMVFWNAAMVVYIRRNLGVWTVFWKGGGR; encoded by the coding sequence GTGATCCGGCGGTTGAGCCGCCTGCGGGAGCGGGTCGCCGGCGACCGGGACCTGGCCGAGCTGGTCCGGGGGAGCGGGGTGTTTCTCGTCCTCCGCGTCCTGGGCATGGCCGCCGCCTACGGGTTCACCCTGCTGGTGACCCGCCGGCTGGGGGCCGAGGCGTGGGGCCTCTTCGCCCTGGCCTTCACCGTGCTCCAGGTGGCGGGGATGGCCGGGCGTCTGGGGCTGGATCTCGCGCTCCTTCGCTTCGTGGCGGCCGGGGCCTCGGCCGGGCGGCCGGGGCGGGTGAAGGACGTCTTCCTGAAGGCCTTGGGGCTGGGGCTCCCCGCCGCCGCGGGGCTCGCCTTGGTGATCCACGCCGCCGCCGGGTGGCTTGCGGACGCCGTCTTCCGGAAGCCCGGCCTCGCTCCGCTTCTCGAGCTGGCCGCCTGGGCCCTTCCGCCCTACGTGGCGCTCTACCTCGTCACCGAGTCGCTCCGGGGCCTCAAGCGGACCGCGGAATACGGGTTCTACCAGCTGGCGCTTCCCTTCCTGTGGGCGGCGGCGGCCTTCTACCTCGCCGCCGGGGCCGGCCTCTCCCCGCGCTACGCCCTCTGGGTCTACGTCCAGGGGATGCTCGCGGCCCTGGCCGCGGCGTTGGTCTCCTGGACGGCCCGCTCCGGCCTCCTCCGGGTGCGGCGCGAGCCCTTCCTCCCGATCCGGGAGCTCGTGGGGGTCTCCTTCCCCATGATGGTCACCACCTCGCTGGGCATGGTGATGAACTGGACCGACATCCTGATGCTGGGCGTCTTCCGGGCGGAGGCCGAGGTGGGGATCTACAACGTGGCGGTCCGGCTCGCCACGGTGACGAGCCTCGCCCTGGTGGCGGTGAACAGCATCGCCGCGCCGAAGTTCTCGGAGTTCTGGGGCCGGGGCGACGTGGCGGGCCTGGGCCGGGTGGCCCGGCAGTCCACCCGGATGATCTTCTGGTGGTCGGCCCCGGTGCTCGCGGTCTTCCTGGCGGCGCCCGGGCCCCTGCTCGGCCTCTTCGGAGCGGGGTTCGAGGCCGGGGCCGCGGCCCTGGTGATCCTCACCCTCGCCCAGTTCGTGAACGCCTCCTGCGGTTCGGTGGGCTACATCCTCCAGATGACGGGGCACCACGTGGCGGCGCGGAACATCGTGGCAGCAGCCACGGTGATGAACGTGGGGCTCAACGCGGTGCTCATCCCCTTCTTCGGGATGAACGGCGCCGCCGCGGCCAGCGCGGCGTGCATGGTCTTCTGGAACGCCGCCATGGTAGTCTATATCCGGCGGAACCTGGGGGTGTGGACGGTGTTTTGGAAGGGAGGGGGGAGGTGA